The following proteins come from a genomic window of Musa acuminata AAA Group cultivar baxijiao chromosome BXJ1-7, Cavendish_Baxijiao_AAA, whole genome shotgun sequence:
- the LOC135678905 gene encoding probable xyloglucan endotransglucosylase/hydrolase protein 23, which yields MVIRFFLIACSLAAIATAGNFYRDFDITWGDGRAKILEGGQLLTLTLDKTTGSGFQSRNEYLFGKIDMQIKLVPGNSAGTVTAYYLSSQGPTHDEIDFEFLGNLSGDPYTLHTNVFTQGKGNREMQFKLWFDPTKDFHTYSILWNPRHVIFMVDGTPIRDFKNLESRGIAFPKNQPMRIYSSLWNADDWATRGGLVKTDWSKAPFTASYRDFRADACVPSSAASRCASNAAPGNSGWWNQELDLTGQQRMKWVQRNYMVYNYCSDLKRFPQGLPPECSIA from the exons ATGGTGATACGGTTCTTCCTGATAGCTTGCTCCTTGGCGGCCATCGCCACGGCAGGCAACTTCTACCGGGACTTCGACATCACCTGGGGTGACGGCCGCGCGAAGATCCTCGAGGGCGGCCAGCTCCTCACCCTTACCCTCGACAAGACCACCGGTTCGGGATTCCAGTCCAGGAACGAGTACCTCTTTGGCAAGATCGACATGCAGATCAAGCTCGTGCCCGGTAACTCCGCCGGCACCGTCACGGCTTACTAT TTGTCCTCGCAAGGGCCGACGCACGACGAGATCGACTTCGAGTTCCTGGGCAACCTCAGCGGCGATCCGTACACTCTCCACACCAACGTGTTCACCCAGGGAAAGGGGAACAGGGAGATGCAGTTCAAGCTCTGGTTCGATCCCACCAAGGATTTCCACACCTACTCCATCCTCTGGAACCCAAGACATGTCAT CTTCATGGTGGACGGCACGCCAATCCGAGACTTCAAGAACCTGGAGTCGAGGGGCATCGCGTTCCCCAAGAACCAGCCCATGAGGATCTACTCCAGCCTCTGGAATGCCGACGACTGGGCGACCAGAGGCGGGCTGGTGAAGACCGACTGGTCCAAGGCGCCGTTCACGGCGTCGTACAGAGACTTCAGGGCTGACGCTTGCGTTCCATCTTCTGCCGCCTCCAGGTGTGCTTCCAACGCGGCTCCCGGCAACAGCGGGTGGTGGAACCAGGAGCTGGACTTGACAGGCCAACAGAGGATGAAGTGGGTGCAGAGGAACTACATGGTCTACAACTACTGTAGTGACCTCAAGAGGTTCCCTCAGGGCCTGCCGCCAGAGTGCTCCAtcgcctga